The segment TTTTCTACGCGACGAGCGCAGCGATTTAAGGATGCATTCCGGACGCTGCACGGCCGTATATGGAGTAGGGCGAGAAGTAGGGCGGCACGCCAGGGTGCGGGTGCAGCGGGAACGCGGCCGACAGagacggcggcagcggcggcttcGAGTACGGGTGGTACCTGGCGGCCGCCAGCGGGCTGAGCGGGGGCGTGGGGTAGGTGCGGTGCAGGGCAGCCATGGCGGCGGCATGACTAGCGAGCAGGGGGTGCGACTGCATCGAGGCGCTCAGCGATTCGGTCAGGTTGGTGTGCGAGCGCAGGTGCTGCAGCAGCTCCTCGCTCGAGGTGAACCGCTTACCGCAGTAGTTGTCGCCCGCGATCCAGTTGCACACGTAGGGAAGGTGTGCCGACAGCGGCGACGCGTACGGCGACGCGAGCAGGGGGTTGAGGTGCGGCAGGGAcagagccgccgccgcccccagCGCCGACGAAGGGCTGCCCGCACCTTTCTGGTGATCACAGGTGACGCAGCCGCTTGGGCAGCTGGGCGCGGTGGACGCCGTCGACGTGGGCGTCGTCGGCGTCGGCGTCGACGACGGCGTGGCGCCACCTTTGAGCAGGTGCGAGCTCAGGGTGCAGCCCGTGCAGTAAGGGTCGCGGCACACCTGCATCAGGTGCTCGGCCCCCGGGGTCTTCATGCGCGAGTAGCTCAGGTAGGGGCTCAGCCCAGGGTGCGCTTTGCCGAACATCAGGCTGCTCAGGGCCAGGTCGTTCAGGTGCGGGTAGCCCAGGAAGCCCGGCGGCATcgaggcggccgcggcggccgccgccgccagggcggcagcgctgctgctgctgctggggggACTCGGCTTGAAGCCCGAGGGCGTCGAGTCCTTGGATTCGCCGGTGATGAGGCTGGAGAAGGCGGCGGCCTTGCTGCTCACGGGGCTCGTCCGCTCCTTGCCCTCGGAGGGCGTTTTCCTGGCGGCCGGCGACGTGGTCGGCGAGCGGGTCGTCGTCGGACCGTTCGCCGACGCCACGAtcgtgttgttgttgttgttattggGGGTGACGCTCTTCGAGGACTGCGGCGTCTTGGAGCGGCCCGTCGAGCAACGGCCGCTGACGTCCACTTCCTTGGTCGTCTCGTACGGCTTGAAACTGGCCACCGACTTGGAGGCTGACGTcgtgctgttgctgctgctgtcgtTTGTCGCAGGGGACACTTTGTCCCGCGACTCGGACTTTTTGTGGCTCTTGtccagcggcggcagcagcggcttTGTGTTGGGACAGTCGGCACCGATCTGGCTGCAGGTCTGCGCCAGAAGCGCCAGGGGACTCTTTTTGGCGTCCAACTGCAACAACATAAGGGAAAAATTAGCACTTTGTTCCCATTAGGGGTGTCGACGAGTCTAAATCAAACGTGTCAAGGTAATTTCGCCTGTCAGAAACTAGCGCAGTCATCGTCAGCATGTTCGGTTCGAAGACACACATCAACCCCATCCTTCCTCAACAGAGTGGCACACCCCTTGCAATTCCCAGTGTGCAGGGGTTGCTTtgtattgtgtgtgtgtgtgcatgcacATTTGTATAGTGAGTGGTGTGCGCCATCAGCTCATATCTGCCTGTCACGCTAACTACTGGCAAGTATATTTCATCGGCCCgcagaattatttttggaaactGTCAAGACGAATTGCTTTGATGTGAAAAAAGTG is part of the Cloeon dipterum chromosome 1, ieCloDipt1.1, whole genome shotgun sequence genome and harbors:
- the LOC135946379 gene encoding zinc finger protein Noc-like, yielding MLTSSSNASNQYLRPEYLTPLPTTLDAKKSPLALLAQTCSQIGADCPNTKPLLPPLDKSHKKSESRDKVSPATNDSSSNSTTSASKSVASFKPYETTKEVDVSGRCSTGRSKTPQSSKSVTPNNNNNNTIVASANGPTTTRSPTTSPAARKTPSEGKERTSPVSSKAAAFSSLITGESKDSTPSGFKPSPPSSSSSAAALAAAAAAAASMPPGFLGYPHLNDLALSSLMFGKAHPGLSPYLSYSRMKTPGAEHLMQVCRDPYCTGCTLSSHLLKGGATPSSTPTPTTPTSTASTAPSCPSGCVTCDHQKGAGSPSSALGAAAALSLPHLNPLLASPYASPLSAHLPYVCNWIAGDNYCGKRFTSSEELLQHLRSHTNLTESLSASMQSHPLLASHAAAMAALHRTYPTPPLSPLAAARYHPYSKPPLPPSLSAAFPLHPHPGVPPYFSPYSIYGRAASGMHP